A portion of the Ferrimonas lipolytica genome contains these proteins:
- a CDS encoding YihD family protein, with product MSCHRIDELIELLDPVWQKNQQLNLVQMLAQLAQEAGFEGPLSELTDDVLIYHLKMKETGAGKMIPGIAKDYVEDYDWKAAILKARGIDPNE from the coding sequence ATGTCTTGTCACCGTATTGATGAACTTATCGAGCTATTGGATCCGGTCTGGCAGAAGAATCAACAGCTCAATCTGGTGCAGATGCTGGCACAGCTAGCACAAGAGGCGGGGTTTGAAGGGCCGTTATCGGAGCTGACCGATGATGTACTTATCTATCACCTGAAGATGAAAGAAACCGGTGCAGGTAAGATGATTCCAGGCATCGCTAAGGATTACGTTGAGGATTACGACTGGAAAGCAGCCATCCTTAAAGCGCGCGGCATTGATCCAAACGAATAA
- a CDS encoding FAD-dependent monooxygenase — MVTTESVDIAIVGGGMVGMATAIGLANAGFQVGIVDRAAAQPVSGEPRLRVSAINRASEQWLRELGAWQLLPKERLSPYNGMQVWDKDNLAGIEFHAEDLAQPDLGHIVENDTLAYALWQRAEQTKGIKLFVATPQGVAVSERDAWLNLDNGTMLTAQLVLAADGANSWLRQQCQIPLSFRDYGHHALVGTVRTQQPHGGVARQVFLPDGPLALLPLNDPNLCSIVWSQSPAQAEQRAQLTADEFNLAISVATESRLGHIQVESARPVFPLMMRYARDFVRPRIALMGDAAHTIHPLAGQGVNLGFGDSIAMVQLLSEAKGSDWDIGAERLLKRYERRRQAAAQEMLVAMDGFRWLFAGTNPLKQMVRGLGMNLVDKAGSVKNQLLSHALGLSATNNNRL, encoded by the coding sequence ATGGTAACCACCGAATCCGTAGACATCGCCATTGTTGGCGGTGGCATGGTTGGTATGGCAACGGCCATCGGCCTCGCCAATGCGGGCTTTCAGGTTGGCATTGTTGACCGTGCAGCAGCGCAGCCGGTTAGCGGTGAACCGCGTTTACGTGTGTCTGCGATCAATCGCGCCAGTGAGCAGTGGTTGCGAGAGCTGGGGGCGTGGCAGTTGTTGCCTAAGGAACGGCTCAGCCCGTACAACGGCATGCAGGTGTGGGATAAAGACAACCTCGCCGGTATCGAGTTTCATGCGGAGGATCTGGCGCAACCGGATCTGGGTCATATCGTCGAAAACGATACCTTGGCTTATGCCCTGTGGCAGCGGGCTGAGCAAACCAAAGGCATTAAGTTGTTTGTCGCGACCCCGCAGGGCGTTGCGGTCAGTGAACGCGATGCGTGGCTGAACTTAGATAACGGCACCATGCTCACTGCTCAGTTGGTATTGGCCGCTGATGGCGCCAATTCATGGTTGCGCCAGCAATGTCAGATCCCGCTGAGTTTCCGCGATTATGGCCACCATGCGCTGGTAGGCACGGTGCGCACTCAACAGCCTCACGGTGGGGTAGCGCGGCAGGTGTTCCTACCGGATGGGCCGCTGGCATTGTTGCCGCTCAATGATCCGAACCTCTGCTCCATTGTGTGGTCACAATCACCAGCGCAGGCTGAGCAACGGGCGCAGTTAACGGCTGATGAGTTTAATTTGGCCATCAGCGTTGCTACAGAATCGCGCCTAGGTCACATTCAAGTTGAGTCGGCTCGGCCAGTATTCCCATTAATGATGCGCTACGCCCGAGATTTTGTCCGGCCACGCATCGCATTGATGGGCGATGCAGCCCATACCATTCACCCATTGGCGGGGCAGGGAGTGAATCTTGGTTTCGGTGACAGCATCGCTATGGTGCAGTTACTGAGCGAGGCCAAAGGCAGTGATTGGGACATTGGCGCGGAAAGACTGTTAAAGCGTTACGAACGACGACGCCAAGCCGCAGCGCAAGAGATGTTGGTAGCGATGGACGGATTCCGCTGGTTGTTTGCTGGCACTAACCCGCTAAAGCAGATGGTACGCGGACTTGGTATGAACCTAGTCGATAAAGCCGGTAGCGTAAAAAATCAGTTGCTGTCCCATGCACTTGGGCTGTCAGCAACAAATAACAATCGGTTGTAA
- a CDS encoding UPF0149 family protein has translation MKSTSPLLLGKLQTALDADKLAVLPAEIHGVLTGLVCGGVTIENNQWVKPLLELINDGEPLSDTLMNIVKELYQDVVNSLVDPELSFSPLLAEEDDPLTDRLEAFINWTQSFLTGLVMVQPALDKSSAEVQELIQDLTDITLVELEVEDNDDNEEGFAALVEHARIAAWECLREFRGLADDEDTESKTLH, from the coding sequence ATGAAATCCACCTCTCCATTGCTGCTCGGTAAACTGCAAACCGCACTGGATGCAGATAAATTAGCGGTATTACCTGCTGAAATCCATGGTGTTTTAACCGGCCTTGTGTGTGGCGGTGTCACCATCGAAAACAATCAGTGGGTAAAGCCACTACTGGAACTGATCAACGATGGTGAACCATTGTCTGATACGCTGATGAACATCGTGAAAGAGCTGTACCAAGATGTGGTCAATAGCTTGGTCGATCCTGAGTTGAGCTTCTCGCCATTACTGGCGGAGGAAGATGACCCGCTAACGGATCGTCTTGAAGCCTTTATCAACTGGACCCAAAGCTTTCTAACCGGCCTTGTAATGGTCCAACCTGCGCTGGATAAGTCCTCCGCGGAGGTGCAGGAGCTTATCCAAGATCTAACCGACATCACCTTGGTTGAGTTGGAAGTGGAAGACAACGACGATAATGAAGAGGGTTTTGCCGCCTTAGTGGAACACGCCCGCATTGCCGCTTGGGAATGTTTGCGTGAGTTTCGCGGCCTAGCCGATGACGAAGATACGGAGTCTAAGACTCTGCACTGA
- a CDS encoding cell division protein ZapA: MSTNTTDISVLGRNYTVTCPPEQREHLQQIAAELHLRFDQLKQRTGTTSMEHLAVMVALNLLHEQDQSQLEHAQRQMQMQKRLKALEASIEQRLGERITNPKKPVEPSQ; the protein is encoded by the coding sequence ATGAGCACCAACACCACCGACATTTCCGTACTTGGACGTAATTACACCGTCACCTGTCCACCGGAGCAGCGCGAGCATTTGCAGCAGATTGCCGCCGAATTACATCTGCGTTTCGATCAGCTAAAGCAACGGACAGGCACCACTAGCATGGAGCACCTTGCGGTGATGGTGGCATTGAATTTATTGCATGAACAAGACCAGTCCCAGCTAGAACACGCGCAACGACAAATGCAAATGCAAAAACGGTTAAAAGCGCTAGAGGCCTCAATTGAGCAACGTTTGGGCGAACGTATCACAAACCCTAAAAAACCAGTTGAACCGAGCCAATAA
- the gcvH gene encoding glycine cleavage system protein GcvH — protein MSNIPSELKFAASHEWVRPEGDGVYTVGISEHAQELLGDMVFVELPEVGDTVDAGEDCAVAESVKAASDVYAPLTGTVVAVNEELEDAPETVNSDPYGDGWLFKVEVSDAAELDNLLDGEAYLASIED, from the coding sequence ATGAGCAACATTCCATCTGAATTGAAATTTGCCGCCAGCCACGAATGGGTTCGCCCAGAAGGTGATGGCGTCTACACCGTTGGGATCTCTGAGCACGCCCAAGAGCTGCTGGGTGACATGGTGTTTGTTGAGTTGCCTGAAGTGGGCGATACCGTTGATGCTGGTGAAGATTGTGCGGTAGCAGAATCGGTGAAGGCCGCGTCTGATGTATACGCACCTCTTACCGGTACCGTAGTTGCTGTTAATGAAGAGCTAGAAGACGCACCAGAAACCGTCAACAGTGACCCATACGGTGACGGTTGGTTGTTTAAAGTGGAAGTGAGCGACGCCGCTGAGTTGGATAACTTGTTGGATGGCGAAGCCTATTTAGCGTCGATCGAAGACTGA
- the gcvT gene encoding glycine cleavage system aminomethyltransferase GcvT, giving the protein MASKTVLFEQHLTSNAKMVDFHGWDMPLHYGSQLDEHHVVRTDAGMFDVSHMTVVDINGADAGDFLRRVLANDVAKLTTPGKALYGGMLNQDGGVIDDLITYYLSDTFYRVVVNSATRVKDLDWLNQQAEAFDVTLTEQTDLAMIAVQGPNAKAKAAQVFDAEQNAAVAGMKPFFGIQAGELFIATTGYTGEAGYEIIVPNEQAASLWQQLLAVGVKPAGLGARDTLRLEAGMNLYGQDMDETVSPLAANMGWTIAWEPSEREFIGREALLQQKAAGTAKLIGLVLTEKGVLRAGMPVYVKDAEGNEQEGIITSGTFSPTLGHAVAMARVPFAVAGQVEVGIRKKRVVVDVVKPCFVRNGKKAF; this is encoded by the coding sequence ATGGCCAGCAAAACCGTTCTGTTTGAGCAACACCTTACCTCTAATGCCAAGATGGTCGACTTTCACGGCTGGGACATGCCGCTGCATTATGGATCGCAGCTGGATGAACATCACGTTGTGCGCACTGACGCCGGTATGTTTGATGTGTCCCACATGACCGTTGTCGACATCAATGGCGCTGATGCCGGCGATTTTCTTCGGCGCGTATTGGCCAATGACGTCGCCAAGCTAACCACCCCAGGTAAAGCCCTTTACGGTGGCATGCTTAATCAAGATGGTGGGGTGATTGATGACCTCATCACTTACTACCTGTCTGACACCTTCTATCGCGTCGTGGTGAATTCCGCTACCCGTGTTAAAGATCTCGATTGGCTTAATCAACAGGCGGAAGCGTTCGACGTTACCCTGACTGAGCAAACCGATCTTGCCATGATCGCCGTACAAGGCCCTAACGCGAAAGCGAAAGCCGCGCAGGTGTTCGATGCCGAACAAAACGCTGCGGTTGCAGGCATGAAACCATTCTTTGGGATTCAGGCTGGTGAGTTGTTTATCGCGACTACCGGCTACACCGGCGAAGCTGGGTACGAGATCATCGTTCCCAATGAACAAGCTGCATCGCTATGGCAACAGTTATTAGCCGTTGGGGTGAAGCCCGCAGGCTTGGGCGCTCGCGATACCCTGCGCTTGGAAGCCGGTATGAATCTGTACGGTCAAGATATGGATGAGACCGTAAGCCCACTGGCTGCCAACATGGGTTGGACCATTGCGTGGGAGCCAAGTGAACGTGAGTTCATTGGTCGTGAAGCGCTGCTGCAGCAAAAAGCAGCAGGTACCGCCAAGTTGATCGGTTTGGTACTAACCGAAAAAGGCGTATTGCGCGCCGGTATGCCGGTCTATGTCAAAGACGCTGAGGGCAATGAGCAGGAGGGGATCATCACCTCTGGCACCTTTTCGCCAACTTTAGGCCACGCCGTGGCTATGGCTCGAGTACCGTTCGCGGTAGCGGGTCAAGTCGAGGTGGGTATTCGTAAAAAGCGCGTCGTTGTTGACGTTGTGAAGCCGTGTTTTGTCCGTAACGGCAAGAAAGCATTCTAG
- a CDS encoding EAL domain-containing protein — protein sequence MHLFSENNLIRGVRLLPVFVLVVFLTALIFTGLGASKRKLDELEQELSFNLLAEQKRLVKLKVDMTFRQLELAQSKSLVAVRSSIRDRVYKAHTIATGIHNANPNITKVELTQRINSALRGLRFHQGQSYFFMFTMDGINLLAPAHPHLEGTNMLEFRDNKDIPSIKNHIELIRQSELGEAYYQWSYTKPNETKESEKLGFGKYFAPLDAYIGTGEYLSDVRNEVQQDLLELLYFDNHADQDSTFVLNHSGEFLAHSDDSLIGTVADTFREEISFSSDFSRNSKYFIAYQLASSKQPNEFESHIAYVRHFSQWNWVIAASFSDSKLWQQVADELAIAQQKHYSTLFQVFGMCFFIGLIAILPCLVLASALQSRLGKYRAQIIQDLEEIDRHKHQLKHQAEHDALTGLVNRYRTRTEIQTALDHAAPKAQSIALVRIEVDNFKKINDSYGDDIADKLLQHIAITLKNNLKDATTIGRFDNDVFIACIPVNSHKSKIRQQLKQVLEICNRSTTIYGHHLHSKLSVGVALSPNDGDGVDELLSNADLLLSGVKEHGNSQICFFDDELTKQFQEQLLLKQEMQSALDKGEFTVHFQPQISASNGNISAVEALCRWYNPRVGFVQPDIFIDIAEKNGKIHQIGELILSQACKQIACINRHLAEPLMLSVNISPVQLLQDNFVSRTAELVQQSGMPNHQITLELTENVLIADLSTVRTKLEQLKALKFHISLDDFGTGYSSLRYINSLPFDEIKIDRCFITNMMDDQHCMNVTKIVMAMGKFNNLLVVAEGVETIEQQQQLTMMGCDLLQGFRFAKPMTYKELVTAYFQQHVS from the coding sequence ATGCACTTGTTTAGTGAGAACAATCTCATTCGCGGGGTGAGACTACTGCCGGTATTTGTATTGGTGGTGTTTTTGACTGCATTAATATTTACAGGCTTAGGCGCAAGCAAACGCAAGCTTGACGAGCTTGAGCAAGAGTTGAGCTTTAACCTGCTGGCAGAACAGAAAAGGCTGGTTAAGCTGAAAGTTGATATGACATTTCGGCAACTTGAGTTAGCACAAAGCAAATCGCTAGTTGCTGTTCGAAGCAGTATCCGCGACCGTGTTTATAAAGCTCATACTATCGCTACCGGCATTCACAATGCCAACCCAAACATAACAAAAGTAGAACTAACTCAAAGGATTAACTCTGCACTTCGGGGATTGCGTTTTCACCAAGGCCAGAGTTATTTCTTTATGTTTACAATGGATGGTATCAACCTGCTTGCCCCAGCACACCCCCATTTAGAGGGAACCAATATGCTGGAGTTTCGCGACAACAAGGACATACCGTCCATTAAAAATCACATAGAGCTTATCCGGCAATCAGAGTTGGGCGAGGCCTATTACCAATGGTCGTACACCAAACCAAATGAAACCAAAGAGTCAGAAAAGCTTGGATTTGGCAAATATTTTGCCCCTTTAGATGCTTACATTGGCACTGGTGAATACCTCAGTGATGTCCGCAATGAGGTTCAGCAAGACCTGCTCGAATTGCTCTACTTTGACAATCATGCCGACCAAGATTCAACCTTTGTGCTGAACCATTCAGGAGAGTTCCTAGCGCACTCCGACGACAGTTTAATCGGTACTGTTGCTGACACATTTAGAGAAGAAATAAGCTTTTCCAGCGACTTTAGCCGCAATTCTAAATATTTCATTGCGTATCAGCTTGCTAGTTCGAAACAACCAAATGAATTTGAGTCCCACATTGCTTACGTCCGCCATTTTTCACAATGGAACTGGGTGATCGCCGCCAGCTTTTCTGATAGCAAATTGTGGCAACAAGTTGCAGATGAACTGGCCATAGCTCAACAAAAACACTACTCCACACTCTTTCAAGTCTTTGGCATGTGCTTTTTTATCGGACTGATTGCAATCCTGCCCTGCTTAGTGCTTGCCAGTGCCTTGCAATCTCGCTTGGGCAAATACCGAGCTCAAATCATCCAGGATCTCGAAGAGATCGATCGTCACAAGCACCAATTAAAACATCAAGCTGAGCATGACGCTCTTACCGGTTTAGTCAATCGTTACCGAACTCGCACTGAAATTCAAACCGCCTTAGATCACGCCGCACCTAAGGCTCAATCAATAGCGCTAGTGCGAATAGAAGTTGATAATTTTAAGAAGATAAACGACAGCTATGGTGATGATATTGCCGATAAGCTGCTTCAACATATTGCCATTACTCTGAAAAACAACTTGAAAGATGCAACCACCATCGGCCGCTTTGACAATGACGTGTTCATTGCTTGTATACCGGTCAATAGCCATAAAAGTAAAATTAGACAGCAGCTAAAACAGGTGCTTGAAATTTGTAACCGATCTACCACAATCTATGGCCACCACCTCCATTCCAAGCTATCTGTAGGTGTTGCGCTTTCCCCCAACGATGGCGATGGTGTCGACGAGTTGCTATCCAACGCTGATTTACTGTTAAGTGGCGTTAAAGAACACGGCAATAGTCAAATTTGCTTCTTCGATGACGAGTTAACTAAGCAATTCCAAGAGCAATTATTATTAAAACAAGAGATGCAAAGCGCGCTCGATAAAGGGGAATTTACGGTTCACTTTCAACCGCAGATTAGCGCCAGTAACGGTAATATCAGCGCAGTGGAGGCATTATGCCGTTGGTATAACCCTCGAGTGGGTTTTGTTCAGCCAGATATCTTTATTGATATCGCCGAGAAAAACGGAAAAATTCACCAGATCGGTGAACTAATATTGAGCCAAGCATGTAAGCAGATAGCTTGCATCAACCGCCACTTAGCAGAACCATTGATGTTGTCAGTCAACATCTCGCCGGTGCAATTGTTGCAAGATAACTTCGTTAGCCGCACTGCTGAATTAGTACAGCAATCGGGGATGCCAAATCATCAAATCACCTTAGAGCTAACTGAGAATGTTTTAATTGCAGACTTAAGCACAGTGCGCACCAAGTTAGAACAGCTGAAAGCACTCAAATTCCATATCTCGCTTGACGACTTTGGCACTGGCTATTCATCTCTTCGTTACATCAATAGCCTACCATTCGATGAGATCAAGATAGACCGGTGCTTTATCACGAATATGATGGATGATCAGCACTGCATGAACGTTACCAAGATCGTCATGGCGATGGGTAAATTCAACAACCTGCTGGTAGTTGCTGAAGGGGTTGAAACCATAGAACAGCAACAACAGTTAACCATGATGGGTTGTGATCTGTTACAGGGGTTCCGCTTTGCTAAACCAATGACCTACAAAGAGTTAGTAACTGCTTATTTTCAACAACACGTTAGTTAA
- a CDS encoding YkvA family protein, producing MSDNFEAPSADSFWDKIKTNVRAMGRQVAVQGISCYLAMTDSKTSTASKAILGGALAYLVMPLDAIPDFMLGLGYTDDAAVMLAALKASDDVIKPEHDEEAERIYNEL from the coding sequence ATGTCAGACAATTTTGAAGCGCCATCGGCGGATAGCTTCTGGGACAAAATAAAGACCAATGTTCGCGCGATGGGACGGCAAGTGGCGGTGCAGGGGATCAGTTGTTATTTGGCTATGACCGACTCGAAAACTTCAACGGCATCTAAAGCGATTCTTGGTGGCGCACTGGCCTATTTGGTTATGCCCCTCGATGCCATTCCAGATTTCATGCTCGGGCTGGGCTATACCGACGACGCCGCGGTAATGTTGGCAGCACTTAAGGCCAGTGATGATGTGATCAAGCCTGAACACGATGAAGAAGCCGAACGAATCTACAATGAGTTGTAA
- a CDS encoding 5-formyltetrahydrofolate cyclo-ligase, with amino-acid sequence MHARQQLRQQLRQARQSLGQELQRAAAINLAAHLPDHSLLQHASHVAIYLAADGELDPHLLAEILHARGKTLALPIIHPFHRQQLLFQRYQPGMPLQPNRFGIDEPKLDKSALIPLQELDVIFMPLVGYDLGGNRLGMGGGFYDRTLGGFTETQRPTLIGLAHEVQRVPALPVQPWDVPIDAVATATQLIHCRQSHH; translated from the coding sequence ATGCATGCCAGACAACAGTTACGCCAGCAGCTACGTCAAGCTCGACAGAGCCTAGGGCAAGAGTTACAACGAGCCGCCGCCATCAACCTAGCTGCGCACCTGCCCGATCACAGCCTGTTACAGCACGCCAGTCATGTGGCTATCTACCTTGCTGCCGATGGCGAACTTGACCCACACCTGCTGGCGGAAATACTGCACGCCCGGGGGAAAACCCTCGCCTTGCCGATTATCCACCCTTTCCATCGCCAGCAACTGCTTTTTCAACGCTACCAACCGGGAATGCCATTACAGCCCAATCGCTTTGGTATCGATGAACCCAAGTTGGATAAGTCGGCGCTCATTCCGTTGCAAGAACTCGACGTGATATTTATGCCATTAGTGGGTTATGACCTTGGTGGAAATCGTTTGGGCATGGGCGGTGGCTTCTACGACCGTACCTTAGGCGGCTTTACCGAAACACAAAGGCCAACCCTAATTGGGTTGGCCCACGAAGTGCAGCGTGTCCCAGCGCTGCCGGTGCAGCCTTGGGATGTCCCTATTGATGCCGTTGCAACAGCAACCCAGTTAATTCACTGCCGCCAGAGTCACCATTAA
- the ubiH gene encoding 2-octaprenyl-6-methoxyphenyl hydroxylase — protein sequence MTTKQVDIAIVGGAMAGACLALSLAQLKGPNGERYQVALIEANEVNGTRHPGYDSRAIALAAGSVDTLKGLQLWSAIAANAATIERIEVSDRGHFGGVAMTAAEYDVDSLGHVVELERTGPALWQRLTESTVELYCPNALTALTQRQHQVELTLNDGQQLNAKLVVGADGTMSQVRQRLNIDLERQPYQQTAVIANISCAEHGVTAYERFTSEGPLALLPMSDGRYSLVWVQSDDEAQRRLALDEQAFKLELQQAFGQRLGLIEKVGARASYPLALCKAERVHHHRSVLIGNAAQTVHPIAGQGFNLGLRDVATLVEQLDVALQRQQDPGDYAIVQAYADSREDDRSRVTGLTDGLVKLFSNSSRLMALGRNCGLLSMALSPTWKRQLAHQAMGWSRKRT from the coding sequence TTGACCACAAAACAGGTCGACATTGCCATTGTTGGTGGCGCCATGGCCGGGGCATGCTTAGCGCTGTCATTGGCACAGCTAAAAGGCCCCAATGGCGAACGCTACCAAGTAGCGTTAATTGAAGCCAACGAAGTTAATGGCACTCGCCACCCTGGCTATGACAGCCGCGCTATTGCATTAGCAGCAGGGTCGGTCGATACCCTTAAAGGGTTGCAGCTATGGTCTGCCATTGCCGCCAATGCCGCCACTATCGAGCGTATTGAAGTTTCCGATCGTGGCCACTTCGGTGGCGTTGCGATGACAGCGGCGGAATATGATGTCGACAGTCTTGGCCATGTGGTTGAGTTGGAGCGAACTGGCCCAGCCCTGTGGCAACGCTTAACAGAATCTACCGTTGAGTTGTATTGTCCTAATGCTTTAACTGCATTAACTCAGCGTCAGCATCAGGTGGAACTTACCCTTAACGACGGCCAACAGCTTAATGCCAAGTTGGTTGTCGGTGCCGATGGCACCATGTCACAGGTGCGGCAGCGTCTTAATATCGATTTAGAGCGTCAGCCTTATCAACAAACAGCCGTTATCGCTAACATCAGCTGTGCCGAACATGGCGTAACCGCTTACGAGCGTTTTACCAGTGAAGGCCCATTGGCTCTGCTGCCAATGAGTGACGGCCGTTATTCACTTGTATGGGTACAAAGCGATGATGAGGCGCAACGCCGTTTAGCGTTGGACGAACAAGCCTTTAAACTGGAACTGCAGCAGGCGTTTGGGCAGCGGCTGGGATTGATAGAAAAAGTTGGCGCTCGCGCTAGCTACCCACTGGCCTTGTGCAAAGCAGAGCGGGTGCATCACCACCGCAGTGTACTGATTGGTAACGCGGCCCAAACCGTGCATCCGATTGCTGGGCAAGGCTTTAACCTTGGTTTACGCGATGTGGCCACGCTGGTGGAGCAACTTGATGTTGCCCTGCAGCGTCAACAAGATCCTGGCGACTATGCGATAGTGCAAGCCTACGCTGATAGCCGTGAGGATGACCGTTCACGGGTCACCGGATTGACCGACGGCTTAGTAAAACTGTTTTCGAATTCATCGCGATTGATGGCGTTGGGACGCAATTGCGGCCTGTTGTCGATGGCGTTGAGCCCAACATGGAAGCGGCAGCTGGCTCATCAAGCGATGGGCTGGAGCCGCAAGCGCACTTAG
- the pepP gene encoding Xaa-Pro aminopeptidase, producing the protein MDQALAASHRQQLLAQMPENSVALVYGSAEVTRSNDTEYRFRQDSDLFYLTGFNEPDALLLLRKGQTPESVIFVRPRDEMMEIWHGRRLGAERAPDALGVDAAYSIDDLAKELPLLVSGFDVLLHRNGFSSREDEAVASLLATLRVGQRQGLKALTQVQDLRTILHELRLHKSDAELELMATAARLSAEGHTRAMQVCKPGMFEYQLEAEIKHHCAMNGALEMAYGTIVGGGENACILHYTENECELKSGDLVLIDAGAEYRGYAGDITRTFPVNGKFSDEQKALYTLVLNAEKAAISMLKPGVAIKQANAKVLEIMVGGLVELGIMQGEVAELIETEAYKKFYMHGLGHWLGLDVHDVGDYYSADRTRPLEQGMVLTIEPGLYIAPDADVDPKWQGIGVRIEDNIAITADGHINMTASVVKEIADIEALMAG; encoded by the coding sequence ATGGATCAAGCCCTAGCCGCCTCTCATCGCCAGCAGTTGCTGGCGCAGATGCCAGAAAATTCCGTAGCTCTGGTATACGGCTCTGCTGAAGTAACCCGCTCTAACGATACCGAATATCGTTTTCGCCAAGACAGCGACCTGTTTTACCTCACCGGGTTTAATGAGCCTGATGCATTGTTGCTGTTACGCAAAGGGCAAACGCCGGAATCGGTGATATTTGTGCGTCCTCGTGACGAGATGATGGAGATCTGGCACGGCCGTCGCTTAGGCGCTGAACGTGCACCGGATGCCCTAGGGGTAGATGCGGCTTACAGCATTGATGACCTCGCTAAGGAGTTGCCGCTGCTGGTAAGCGGCTTTGATGTATTGCTGCATCGCAATGGCTTCTCCAGCCGAGAAGATGAAGCGGTAGCAAGCCTGCTTGCGACCCTCCGAGTTGGGCAGCGTCAGGGCCTTAAAGCGCTGACTCAGGTACAAGACCTCCGTACCATTTTGCACGAACTACGGCTGCACAAATCCGATGCCGAGCTTGAGTTGATGGCGACGGCGGCGCGTTTGTCTGCTGAAGGCCATACCCGAGCGATGCAGGTGTGTAAGCCAGGCATGTTCGAATACCAGCTGGAAGCGGAAATCAAACACCACTGCGCCATGAATGGAGCCTTGGAGATGGCCTATGGCACCATTGTTGGTGGTGGTGAAAACGCCTGTATTTTGCATTACACCGAAAACGAGTGTGAGCTGAAGAGCGGCGACTTGGTATTGATTGACGCTGGTGCTGAATATCGCGGTTACGCTGGTGACATTACCCGTACCTTCCCAGTTAACGGTAAGTTTAGCGACGAGCAAAAAGCACTGTACACCTTGGTTTTGAACGCTGAGAAAGCCGCGATTTCGATGCTTAAACCTGGCGTTGCCATTAAACAAGCCAATGCTAAGGTATTGGAGATCATGGTTGGCGGTTTGGTCGAACTTGGCATTATGCAGGGCGAGGTGGCTGAGCTGATCGAAACCGAAGCCTATAAGAAGTTTTACATGCATGGCCTAGGCCATTGGTTGGGCTTGGATGTGCATGATGTCGGTGACTACTACAGTGCAGATCGTACCCGGCCACTGGAGCAAGGTATGGTGCTGACCATCGAGCCGGGCCTGTATATCGCTCCTGATGCAGACGTTGATCCGAAGTGGCAAGGAATTGGAGTGCGTATCGAAGATAACATTGCCATTACTGCCGACGGCCACATCAATATGACCGCTTCGGTTGTCAAAGAAATTGCCGATATTGAAGCACTTATGGCTGGTTGA
- a CDS encoding DUF2797 domain-containing protein: MQGNLTKMAISVAPLEQLVEATEAAQYQLRLGDQLVPLNEHIGKPISLIYSGTINCTACGRKTNKSYSQGHCFPCMKKLPSCDMCIMKPETCHYAQGTCRDPQWGEANCMVPHYVYLANTSGLKVGITRHTQIPTRWLDQGATEALPLLKVSSRQLSGLVEVAIAEHVADKTNWRAMLKGNGEHIDLVAEGQRLLAEVQPRLEELEQQFGAGCIERLGDMQVQIQFPVTQWPVKIASHNFDKNPEVTGVLQGIKGQYLILDTGVINLRKFTGYDVAFKPQ, encoded by the coding sequence ATGCAAGGAAATCTAACCAAAATGGCCATCAGTGTGGCCCCTTTAGAGCAATTGGTGGAAGCCACCGAAGCGGCTCAGTATCAACTGCGTTTGGGCGATCAGTTGGTGCCATTGAATGAACACATTGGCAAGCCGATCTCATTGATCTACAGCGGTACCATTAACTGCACCGCCTGTGGCCGTAAAACCAACAAAAGCTACTCGCAAGGGCACTGTTTCCCCTGCATGAAAAAACTGCCGTCGTGTGACATGTGCATAATGAAGCCGGAAACCTGCCACTACGCTCAAGGTACCTGTCGAGACCCACAGTGGGGCGAAGCCAACTGTATGGTGCCGCACTACGTCTATCTAGCAAATACATCTGGGCTTAAAGTCGGTATTACTCGTCACACCCAGATCCCAACCCGCTGGCTAGATCAAGGCGCAACGGAAGCGTTGCCGTTGCTAAAGGTATCGAGTCGCCAGCTATCAGGTTTGGTCGAGGTGGCGATTGCAGAGCATGTGGCCGACAAAACCAACTGGCGGGCGATGCTAAAAGGCAATGGCGAACATATCGATTTGGTGGCCGAAGGGCAGCGCTTGCTAGCCGAGGTGCAGCCACGGTTGGAGGAGTTGGAACAGCAGTTTGGTGCAGGCTGTATCGAACGGTTAGGCGATATGCAGGTTCAGATCCAGTTTCCGGTGACGCAATGGCCGGTGAAGATCGCCTCGCATAATTTTGATAAGAACCCAGAGGTAACCGGAGTACTGCAAGGGATAAAAGGCCAGTACCTGATCCTCGATACTGGCGTTATCAACCTGCGTAAATTTACCGGTTATGACGTTGCTTTCAAACCGCAATAG